The sequence below is a genomic window from Buteo buteo chromosome 26, bButBut1.hap1.1, whole genome shotgun sequence.
GAGTTGAAGTTTTGCAGCAGTCATTGGCTGCTGAGATATGAATTGGGACATGTGTAACTTGTATGAGATTGCATGAAGTGCTTCTGAGTATATGCTATGTGTAATTCAGTTACTTGCAAAATAACACACTGAAATTTgtttcttgatttaaaaaaaaaattaatactgtgATCAAACAACAGTTAGGAACACCTAGGGGAAAACAAGCGTGGTTATACACAATTTTCCAGTATTGCTGTCTATCTTTGCTGTCCCTGGATTTTGGTAATACCTCCATATTTATCTGAACAGGTGGTCAGTCATTCTTCAGCCGAAAGGACTCCATCCGAACCATCTACACATCTCTGCATAATGAGCTGAAGAAGGTGGTGGCGACGGGTCGCAATGCACTAGGAGGAACAGCTCCTCACTTGGAAGAGCTGCTTTCTCACCTGTCTGAacagctctgtttttttgttcAGGCTCGGATGGAAATTGCCGACTTCTATGAAAAAATGTACACGCTCAGCACCCAAAAGTTCATTAACTCTGAGGAACTGGTAAACATTTTGGAATCCATCTTAAAGAAATACAGCTCAAGGTCAGTGCTTATTTGCTGGCAGTAAGTACTCAGACATATGGTCTGTAATAAATGATGTTCAGGTTCAGAGCAAGCCCAAAGACTTTGCTGTCCTTTGactgctgagcagcacagcCCCTTGCATGAATTCATGCATGAAGTGAAAGTTGGTCAGCAGCACCAGATGCATGAAGTCTCAAAATATGACAACTcctctgaagaagaaaaataaaaaagggagagTGTTTCTACTCATCATGTTCTAGGAGCCATCTTCCCTATTCCTTAATTAAAACTCTGCATGTTCATATTCAACAAAGAGtcatttttcttataaaagaTGTAAGACTTCTTGCACTTTTTCATCAGGAGTCGAGGGGAAACAAGACTTAATTCCATATGGAGTTCAGTAAAATTGATATGTAAATACACCAGATATTTGTGTGACAATTTTACTTTTAGATTAGAATGTATGTCTGCTTAATTCTAAAAGCTACGCCATTGCTATTTGATCTACCTAGTAGGGTTTTATGGTGCTCTGTTATGCCTTTTCTGAGAGGTATTTGAGCCAGTAGAAGGAGCACCTCTGAGTCTTTGGTCCCTGCCATTATGGTTTCTTGAGGCTAAGATCTAATAGTTCCCGTTACAAGAATCCCAGGATGTTTCTAAATGACATCCAACACATGTGAGGCTTGAAAGTGATGGCAGTTTAAGAAAGACAGAATTTTTGAATGCCTGTCAACAGATTCAAATTCTAGctcttcattttaaagcaaaacaaggtaGCCATTGTAGGAAGataactgtcaaaaaaaatctttgttagTGAAATACTGTCTAAGAAGACATTTTGGGGAGAATATTgtgaggtctttttttttttttttcagttatgatttttaaagtatatacCTAGGAAAAATCAGACTAAttcagtgctgctttctgaCATTCCAAATCTAAACACTGCAGCTAACTCCCTTATTTTTTTAGGAATAACAGGTAAATTGCTATGtaattttgctgtttgaaaatcaaaacaagtcTATATGATCTTACTAGTGATTGTTTTGCAATTCTTGGTTTGTGAGCCCTTACAATATCAAAACTGTTAGTccaatgaaaaatgaaacttacatattttttccttggtgCGATAAACATTAAAGAATAAAGGGAAGTAagctgttggggttttttttgagaagcttATTTATGTTGTACGCTAACCATCACCGTCTTTTCTGAGCATGTACTGAGTCAATGCTGctaaaaaatctgaaaacagaaactgaTACTTTGACACACTGACTGGAGACTGTtatatattaaatgttttatgactccatttaaataaatttcagtgACACGTCTGTACTTCTAAGGCATTGTTAtaacctctttaaaaaaaataagcagcatctccctgggaaaaatactgttgaTCTTGCTTTGGGTTAAGAGCAATCTCTAAGATGGAGACATTCTAGGATGCTGTTAGACCTAATTCAGTAGCTGCTGTGTGGTCCTCTGCAGTTGTGCacagaatatttctgaaaaaagtgGGGATAATGATATCTTCCTCTAGTCTTTCCTTTAGTTTCTTCATATCTCAGGTCTGTTTCTGGGGGCTGTTACGTTGGTGTGTGCTGACTGGATGGCATTTCTGGTTTACAGTCTGTTGACCCTCTCAGGTGAAAGGTCAATTAAACTCATCCTTACCCAGTCTCTTCCCTCTGTCAATATATTCCTCATTTGTAGTTGAGAATGTGTGCCATTATCTCAGCCCAATGTGCTAAGGCCAGATAGGGCATCTGTTCTGTAGATAGGTTCTGGCCTTGGTTTCTTTCCTTTACATCCAAAAATAGCTGTTCACATAAAGTAGAGCAAATAACTGCTTGCTGTTTAAGGAATGACAGAACTTATTGACTGTCAACAATCAAGTCATATTGTCTGTATCTGAAAAATCATTAACTCTTGAACAgtttaaagttattttattacTACTTATTGCTGACTTGTACACGGCCAACACTAGACATTTCCCTCTCTGTTTTTCTATAGATTACAGCTGGAGAAGTAACTTTCCCTGAATTTTTTAACTGTTGGTTTGGGTGAGATCttaactgaaataatgaaaacagcatCAGAAGCAGGATCCTTTAAAAGCTTATTATAAAATGAATAAGTAACTAGTAAACCTATTttgatgtaattatttttaagtgttagaTGTTTTTCATCTAGTCAGCGTTTTGTAAATACATGTAAGCGTGTGTGATCTatggagggaaataaaaaagttgtAGAAAAATGAGGCCTCTTCAtagtctgcaaaacaaaactctaGCATCCCTCTGCTGTTGAGaattattggggggggggaatcattTTTCCAATGTGTTTTTAAGTTCTTAACACTCTGGCTTACTGAAATATTGTAAAAACCTGTCTGTTTTATGTGATACTGAGCTCAGTCAGATGCTTCTGTGTTACGAAACTTAGTTACAGCAGATACACCGAGTACATAACCTGCTAGTTTACTCTGCAGTCATATCAAGCTTCTCAGCTGTGGCTGAGGTGTGTATTTTTGGATTAAAACAGTTTAGCAAATCCTGCTGTGCAGTGAAACATGAAAATAGCTATGAGCCATGAAGCAAAGTAGAAGTGGGAAGCTATGCATCATAGTGTTAAACCAGGAGACTTGGCAGTGCTGCATTAGTACgaattttttaattgcttttaagaTTGAATAACCTTCTTGGTCTGACTGTAAGTGTGTTGAAACTGTGCGAAGTATGCACTTGATGGGACTATCTCGgacaaataattttgtataatgctttcccccccccgcctttctAATACATGGCAACAAAACTGGTTTTCTGCTGAATACCAAAACCATTAGAAATACATAATGTTGACTGTTagcagaatattatttttacctGACTCTTgttcaaagaaatgtaaatatgcTCTGGACTTCTCAGCCCACCAAAGCAGCCAGTAATCTCTGTGTCTCTGCTATAGCAGGTAGATGTGATGGTTGCTGACATGTACTGTGTACAGAAGTGCAACCTAGCCTCTTTGCAGAACGTGGTGCATCAACTGATTTATGATATGCATCATTTTACTTTCTTCGAATAAACTTGGACTTGCATCTTAATAGCAAATCCTTTCAAGACATGTATTGTGGCTGTCAAAAAAAGAGATGCTTAAAAATAGTGATGAAATTGTCAGACAGTCTTCATAAGCCTAGGAATTAATGTTTTGGCAAGAGTTTGATggaaagtcaaagaaaaaatagtgaAGGGAGAGGGGATAAAAAGCCTAAAATTCTCGTTCTCCCTTCTGGTCCACAACAAAATTAAGTATTTCGGTTTTGAaccaaatatttctaaaatggaTTATATGTATTGTGTCCTGGAAGCTGAGGGGAATAATGGAGTCGATTTCTCTTTGAAGATGAGCTGTTAAAGGTTGGAAGAATTCAGTATAAActactttgttttaaagcaataaCAAGACGCaggatattttttctgaagtgggGGGATAAATCTATCTTTACTTAAATGGAAGCCTCATCAAGTCTTGTCTTTGAACTATTTGTTGTTCTTTGTTGGAGACCTCTTAGAGTCCTAAATGCCTATTAGGGAACACATTTACTAAAAAGGCAACTTCTGTCTTTGCTGGAGACTCACTCATTCTAAAGTTAAGTATTTAGCTTCTGTAACTGGAACAGTTTGAATTAAGTATGTATTTATTGATGATGTTATAAATTTACAAGTAATTTGAGTATTGTAGAAGGGAGGTAGGCTGGATCTGTCTTTTTTTGCTGATGTTTagaaaaaatagagaagagaaagctatAGAATGGATCTATGAAATTCTAATGAAATTCTATTTCATCAAGATTTGTCCTAATAGTAGGATCACTCTTGTGAATAAGATGTGCAGTGGCACTCCTACCTGGCAGACAAggtgttggtttttgtttgtttgtttttgaaacaTCTGTTAAATTGAGAGCTGATCTTGACCTGAATTTTTAGTGAGATAAATTGGTTGTTATAGCATTTTCATTGTGATATGATGAAATCCTgccaaattttctttcttcattgcttttagTACACCAAGGTTTGAAGTTTGAGACCTGGTTCATTGGTAGATACAGTTAATCATGGTTCTATTGACTAATTTTGCATCACAATTTtattgtgaatttaaaaaaaaaaaacaaacaacacaaaaacaaaacaagaaaagctcAGCTTGGCTTCCTTATAGCTTCCCTATAGAAACAGCAACTTTATAACATAATCCCTTTGATTTAACTTAATGTCTTACTGCTATTCCAGAACTATTAAGGTATATTTTACCACCAGAGGGGATTTTAAACTGGAACAAAACCATCtgaatttaaagagaaatggtGTTATAGTAGTTCATGGATCAAGATAAACAGTGATTGCTCTTGAGCTGATTAAATAGAACTCCCTTGCTTTGATAGAGAAATGTCTGACAGGTGTTACTGTGGAATGCAAAGTGCTGTATGTTGATTAAAATACTTGCCCCAATCATGTTAAaagaactgttttttaaattaacaagattatttttggtttgcattttaCTCTTTGATGTTTGGTCTTCTGTCTGTGAACTGAGAAATACTAACTGATTATTTCACTGTTGCATACAAGAGTTCTCATGTCTTGACTAACGTTATGTTTTCTAGATTTCATCATCCAATCCTCAGTCCTCTTGAAAGCAGTTTCCAGCTGGAAGTAGATGTGCTCGCACATCTCTTAAAGGCTCAGGCTCAGATCTCAGAGTGGAAGTTCCTTCCATCCCTGGTCAACTTGCACAGTGCTCACACAAAACTACAGACTTGGGGCCAAATTTTTGAGAAGCAGCGAGAGACCAAGAAACATCTGTTTGGAGGGCAGTCTCAGAAGGCTGTACAACCTCCACACCTCTTTCTGTGGCTGATGAAGCTCAAAAACATTCTCCTTGCCAAGTTTAGCTTTTACTTTCATGAGGCCCTCAGTCGACAAACAACagcatctgaaatgaaaactttgaCTGCTAAAACAAATCCTGATTACTTTGGGAAAATTTCCAGCTTCATCCGGAAGTATGATGCCGTCAATGTTTCCTTAATTTTTGACAATCGTGGATCGGAGAGTTTTCAGGGACATGGTTATCATCATCCCCATTCTTACAGGGAAGCCCCCAAAGGCGTGGATCAGTACCCTGCAGTGGTGTCTCTGCCCAGCGACAGGCCTGTTATGCACTGGCCCAATGTAATCATGATTATGACTGATAGAACCTCTGACCTCAACAGTTTGGAGAAGGTTGTTCACTTCTATGATGACAAAGTCCAAAGCACGTACTTTCTGACTCGCCCCGAACCTCACTTTACCATTGTTGTTATTTTTGAGTCCAAGAAGTCAGAAAGGGActaccattttatttcttttctcaatgAAATTTCACATTCCCTTAAGAACTCCAAAGCTTTTGCGAGCTTGAAGCCTGGATCCAAAGGGTAAAATACAAACTACTTGCAAGTTGTCAAGGCAGTATGCCAGCCTTGGGGGAGTTGTAGCTTTCAAGGATTACACAAATTCATGATTCTCAGAGTCTAATTAAAAAGGaaccattatttttaatgttataagttcctttttttttaagctaacaGACACttgaagaaaagtatttttgggCAGTACTCAGTGGGACAACCTAATTGTGGGGTGCTGAATGGCcacagtaggattttttttgtgtgattttcaattttcagtatgatttattttttcagtcaaCAACTTTGTTGCCTGTATCAGAAAAGGAATATGTGCACTTTATCTTAGTCTGATCATTGACTGTCTTCTACAGAGTTTATTGAAAATGTGGTGAGGATGGAAGATACtatcttttcagaaaactgcGTTGCCTGACAGGAATGATTTCTGGGAACTAAACACTGATACAAGGGAATATTGAAAAAGCAAACCTGCAAggacacattttaaataaaaatatgagaaTCACAAAAGGCACTATTGTTAATTATAACTTAGTTTTCAAATGgtttaaaattataattgaGGTCTCTGTTAAGCACAAGTCTTTACTCTGAACACCCTGTGTCATACAGCTTTGTCATTGCTCCAGAATGCAGGATGCGGcaagaaaagctgcagcatgGGCTGGAAGGCCAGTATTCACTGGAGTGTTGTGACATTGTGTGTCCAGTACCAGTCTTGGCTCAGATTAACAGACGGAGACAAGCTGGGGTTGAACAGGTATTCTAGAAGGAACAGCTCcatagaaaaagcagcaaagctctTTTCAAATTGTGCTTTTGATTGGCTAActtggggatggggggaaggcAGTAGGAAATGCCCTTTAAATGAGTTATTTTCTAATTTGCTGTTAGGGTCAACCTGgatttgttttcaggtttttataaGTAtgtagttttttctttctgttcagttttaaataatttcacaatTAAGCCAAATAACTTTTGGAATTTGGAGTTAAATTTATAGCCTATGCAGTATGTTTACCTCATTCTAAAATGTCTCTTTCACCACTTCTAGGCTGCAggtttggaaaaaatatgttttctagTTGCACTGAAAGTGCTTTATTCTGGAAATCGGTATTTCCAAATACAATAAAAGGGTCAATTTGGCTGTACCTGTAGCCTTATATTGCATGATTCTTCTGACTGTTAGCTATGCAGTTGTGCAAGCACTTTCATGGGAATTCAGGAGGACTGATATTGGTCTGCTGTATGATGTATTTTAAGTGTGGTAAAGTTAGATCCTTAGTTGACACTGTGTAAGGTATAACATcatcaggtttatttttaaagggagTTTAAGTCAGAATGTTGGTTTCTGTTAAGACTGAAATATAAAAGATACCATTGCAGATGTGGCTTTTACTGATCCCCTTTCTCTCCCACAAAAGGTTATGGTAACTTGTCTTGCCTCTTGCTGCAAGTACTGATTTCTTTACAATCAGATAAGCATGTTCTGTTCTTGAAATGTAAGCTCTGACTTTCCACTTTGTGCCAAATAGAGCCTTCCATGCTTTGCTATAATTATATGTTAGTCTGTTGTGAATATCTGTGCTACTGCCTTTCACCTGAAGTCTTAGTCTGACTGCAGTATCACTCTCAAAAGTTTAGAGTCTGCTCCTTGGCATTGGAAAATAACAGGAGTTGCAAATATGCCAGCAACTGGAGGGCACTGGTGGTAACAGTGTTACACTTTGCAGCTTGAATTGCCCTTTTAACAGGACAAAGTTGGAAATGACAGTATTGAGAGAGTCTGTGTGCTTTCCTCTGTGGGACAGTGACCTTGTAATAACATTGTACTACTGACTTCCTCAGCCTGAGTAACAGAAAAGAGGCTGTCACCAGAACTGATTCCCAGTTGTCGGCAGTGTAATAAAGTGTTGTACAAATTCTCTGCCTCTACAGTATTTCCCTGTCATACTAGCTACCTGTGGGAAAGGGGAGGATGAGACTGGGGAAAGAGACCGTGTGTGGTACAGACACCTTCTTGCTCATTTCTGAGTTGCAGGGGACATGGAAGAGGTAAGAGAAATCTGCCACCCTTTGGAGCAGATCAGCAGCTTTTACCAGTTGCTGAAATGGCTGGAGGCTGTTCACAGTGTTTTTtatggggagaggaaaaggaagcgACTTCAGCAGACCTGGTGGTTCACTTCACGCCCCTGCCACTGTTTTTGGCAAGTGGTGTCTCTGGGAACAGGGAAGGAGTGCTAGGGGATGTTTCTGTGCAGGAGGAGGTGAGACTTGCTTTGCCCCTTACCAGCACTGGGGTGATTTgctgcagttttcttcagagGACCTTgaggaagcagcagaggagccATCCAACTTGGGGGTAagaatttctgaatatttaggttGATGAAGAACCGAAGGGAGCCGTAGTCATTACTCTCGTAGTGTGAGAAGGGAGGGAATGGGAGAAATGTGCAGACAAATAGTGGGAGACAATTGGGTGCTGGAGAGAGAAACTTCTGTGGAGCCGTCTCTGTGTTTCAGAGTCCTGTCCCTGAGGCTCTCCTTGTAAGATCTTGGCCTTAATACAAGGTGGGGAGCAGAAAATCCAGGCTATGGGAAGTGGCTTGGATGAAAACTGCAGGGGTAAGGCTGAAGAGAGGTTACACTAGAATCGATACCAAATAGTTTTGCAGAGTTAAGGTGTGCTATGACCAAGTGTGTGCGGGGTGGGAGTACATGTGATGAATGAATAATAATAGATAGCCCCATACAGACTTATGGCACAGTTTCTTATTTGATGCTTTGaggaatttgttttaaatgacaaatgagGTAACGGGGAGACTAAGCTGTCTACAATGTAGAAGTGGCTAGGCCAGTAATTAAAACCTGCATAATTAAAGGGGGGAGCATATTTGTGGAGTAAGTAAAGGTGATCAGAAACtcagtaactggaaaaaaaagtattcattaCTAACTTCAGTACTGGAAAGATTGATCAGTCTCTTTACTATAAGAACTAAAAAACAAATGCACTTTTGCCGAGCTGCATGATATCCTGTCTGCCAGCTTTTCCTCTCTACCAATTTAACTAAGCAAGATTGAATGTACTAATATACTTTAAAAGTCTTGTATAAATGACTGCTTTAAATGCAAGATGTAAAGATGTTTATGATAACATAATGAAAGCCAACACTTCCAGACatatttaagtttttaaaactgGTACTGAGATTTGATATTCTTGGTGCCAGATTGCTTAGAATAGCAATGTGGAAGCTTTATCTTGTAGCAAATTTCACATACCTCATCACTTACTTGAATCCATGAGGATTTTGGCAGAACATTTAATTTAGTATCCTTTGCCTGGAATGTGAATTTGACAGCAAATGCATTCTCAGatttcttacatattttatgtttatgtcttgtaagctttttttttttacatgcactgttcaggtttttttcttggatatctttccttttctttttcctttgcatgaaGACAAAGCAGGGAATGGAAGCTATTTTTTATTGTCCTGCAAAGGACTGTAATATATGCATAATGCACATAATATTCAGGTTTTAATGATCTAAAAGTAACAAATTCCTGGTATCTATTTGAATACTAACACTCAGTGTTTATTTAGTTCACTTAAAAAAGTCTGTGCTATaagtggaaataattttatggCACTCTCCCAGTTAATTATTGCTTTGGCCCACTCTTCTTCATATACAAGCTTTCGAGACACTTGTCATCAATCTAGTGGTTGTTCTTTGATGTCAGTTATCTGAGGCTTCGTTGCATATGTGTCTACGACGCCTGCTGCCACAGGTCAGCCTGCTGCCTTTTACTGTGCTGGGTCCCAATCTTCTCATAATCAAGCTTTGCTTAAGAAAATCAGGAATGTGCTATACTTCATTCCTCAAGTCCTGTTTTTTGTCCCAGTATCTGCAACCCCTCATCTTGCAGTCAGAAGAGTGTCGCACAGCGTGGCTGGTCCTGGGCTTGCGGTTAGCTCTGCGATTGCTTCCAGAAGTGCTGGCACTAAGCTAATTAGCTTGGCTGAAACTTTGGtctttctgcccttttttctccagaagtCCCATTTTCAGACTCCCGGAAGATGTAAGCCAACCCTGCCCGGGTGGATGCAGCCGAGGCCAAGCGCTGCTTATTTGCTTGGGCTCTGCCTGAGCCTCAAGAGCAGCAAGTCAGTGTCCTGCCCCTTGGGGACAACTGTTTTGCTGCTCAGCAGGGATGGCCTTCCCACTGTGACTGTGCAAAGGCAGGAGCTGGTTTTTGGGAAAAGCAGGAGAGGCTCTG
It includes:
- the KICS2 gene encoding KICSTOR subunit 2, translated to MGESIPLGAPVPVEQAVLETFFSHLGIFSYDKAKDNVEKEREANKSAGASWLALLAGLAHLAAAEKAYHSMTFLGQKLGGQSFFSRKDSIRTIYTSLHNELKKVVATGRNALGGTAPHLEELLSHLSEQLCFFVQARMEIADFYEKMYTLSTQKFINSEELVNILESILKKYSSRFHHPILSPLESSFQLEVDVLAHLLKAQAQISEWKFLPSLVNLHSAHTKLQTWGQIFEKQRETKKHLFGGQSQKAVQPPHLFLWLMKLKNILLAKFSFYFHEALSRQTTASEMKTLTAKTNPDYFGKISSFIRKYDAVNVSLIFDNRGSESFQGHGYHHPHSYREAPKGVDQYPAVVSLPSDRPVMHWPNVIMIMTDRTSDLNSLEKVVHFYDDKVQSTYFLTRPEPHFTIVVIFESKKSERDYHFISFLNEISHSLKNSKAFASLKPGSKG